tgcactccttttggtcctcccacatattgaacgtttggaatcactgaaggctgagaagttatcaccggagtatcaaaattcaaagatctgggcactagttgggaatgatcctctgccgatctcttttgtttcttgatgtctccaatttcCTTAAGAATCctctcattggtcttatcctgctgctgaaTATGAtctttcatctgcaaaattagagtaaacaagtcactagtagtaggggtataagaagcagaagaagttggaggttttgagaaaatgggagttggtttcttctcagcatttttctgaggtccagcaggtggtggaggcaaaggagGAATGCCCTGAGAtaaattgaccgcagacattgcagtagaagtattctttgatgatgaagccatgtacttgaatgcaatgaaccggaatgatcaccaacataagaacttcttaggaatgaagcaccaattgccccacggtggacgccaaactgttttggtcaaaaaatcagacgaggataatgcaaccaaactctttgttacggggtatgatgcttgaattggtgaACAACAATAAGGATCACTTAGAAGTAAATTGCACAAgagacacaaagatttatacgaggaaaaagcccttgatcaatgaatgatctccggcataaaaaacctcgggtgatggaaactaccgatcaccaacttccaaTTAACCAAcaattgtttacaacttcggaaaatagcgagctaggtacaaggatcactatggtataTCGTGCAGAAATGTgtaaaaattgctaagtgttttgtcGTATGCTCAAGAGTGCGGTTGTatgagtgtgtgtagccaaaattagccaagtgtttctaaagctagctcgctacccctttgaaaatagaagttaactagcctaacaaactgtccgcaattcgtgccatgctcccacgttctccacaacgtccattttcagtcaaacacgtgcgaaataaccgtggaatattccttagtaacgttgccaagaccaagtccaacttgttactcctgcaaaacaatatgaaattcaaagtaaacaatcgttagtataaggatccttagggtgatccatgatcctgatcctaaagcacttctgaggatcactatctgtcacagaagtaaggatcactaataggataataagtgaggatcataggtcattaaaaaatcctgccctaacataTGATTAGTAAGCTACTAAGCCAACCACCCAGTACttacaaattaaaactaaaacatCACCAAACACAAGGACACAATTAAAACCATGCAGACATTTAGTTTAATACATCAAACTGCACCCATTTGTTCCACTCCATTTGGCTCAGCTTCGCTCTCCCCTTGATCCATAGAAACGTTGTTGCTTGCATCTCCCCGAAAATCGCATCTATAATAACTCTTTTTCCGCtgaatatattttcattcctCGCTTTCCATATCCCCAACATGTTGCCAAAACGACAAGTTGTATATATCGCCTTTTCGAATCTTCCATAAACGCCTTTTTGTAATATTCCAATAAGTCTTTCATTGTAAATGCGAAGATTTGTTGTATTTTACACCACGTGCTTACTTTGTGCTATAATACCGATGATACATAGCACCCCATGAATAAGTGATCTGCATCCTCGTCTTGTTCGCCACATAGCTTACATCTTGGTGATCCTGACAACATACCTCTTTTTTCCAACCCTTTCATAGTAGCTGATCTTTTTTGTATTCCACGCCACCCAAATATATTGACTTTCATTGGCGCCCACTTAACCCATTCAAAAGGATAATATGGTACCGCAAATCTGTTCAATGAGATTCTTGTTGCCCTTACCGAAAATGTTCCATCTTCCGCTGGCCACCATGTCCATTTATCTGGCCGATTCTCCAAATTAACCGATTGTACCAGATTAACTAGTTGTTGAAGCTGATTAATCGGATTGGTTGTGTGAGGATTACTCCTCCAATCCCATTTAGCTATCCTTTCTTCCACTATCACACGCTTCTTTTTCTCTAAACCAAAAAGTTCCGGGAACCTATCCCTTAATGGCCCGTCCCCAACCCACCAATCCAACCAATATCGAACCTCGTTCCCGTTCCCCAATTCACATTGTATCATTTGACcaatatttatattatatttttcgAGTTCTTTACCCATTTTAACAATATTATTCCATGTACCCGACATCCCCTCCTTAACCGGTAAATATGAAGAAGAATGCGTATGTAAGTGGATTGCCGTGATTAACAATATTATTCCATGTACCCGACATCCCCTCCATAACGTATCATTCTCATGTTTGAACCGCCACCACCATTTTAACAAATAAACTTACATTCATATCCTTTAGTGAGCCCAACCCCAACCCCCCTTTTTCAATGGGACCTAGAACCTTTTCCCAACATACCCAagccatttttgatttttcatcgccccccccccccccaaaaaaaaaaaaaaaaaaaaaaaaaaaaaaaaaaaaaaaaaacttcttctAAGTCCTTCCAATGTATCTAAAACACCCTTGTGGAGCTTTAAATAGTGAGAAGAAATATAAAGGAAGACTATCAAGTGTTGCTTTTAACAAGGTGGGTCTTCCTCCCGCGGAGAATATCTTGGGTTTCCACAAAGTTAATCGTTTTTTAAAACAATCAACAATACATTTCCAATGGAGAATATGATTCATGTTTGCCCCCACAAAAATCCTAAGATATTTATAAGGGAATTTCCCAACCTTACAATATATTAAGGACGCTACTTGGTTTACCGTAATTTCACCCACCCCTACTCCAAATAGATTTGATTTTTCATTATTAATTTTCAGTCCCGATACGTAGTGAAAACACCTCATTAGCCTTGTTATGTTATGAATCGACTTTTCCTCCCACTTCCCCATAAATACTACATCATCTGCATACATCAAGTGTGTTAAACACGGTCCGTTATTCAGTAATATTATTCAATTAGTGATCCCTAGAAATGAAGCTTTACTCATGAAAGCCTGTTATTTTCCATTTCATAATAAATTGCCTGTTATTTGTGGATATTGTCACCGCCTATGATCATGACTCGCAACTCCAGAATGATCGTTTCCTTTTGACGGACTTGTCATATGAATAATTTATTTCAAAGCAATGCCATCCGTATACTACAAGGATAAAACTGCATGCACATACATTGTCATGTACCACGCAAAGTAGaagaaaaaaaatgttaaaaaacaaATGATGAAAAGTTTTATTAAGTTGTCCCAAACATCACAAAAAGAGGCATTATTTTTAGGCTATTGTATTGGTCAAAATAGCAAGTTCGTTGACACATAAACTATGACctgcaggggcggacccacattggtgccaccggggtccccggaccccaatcttttaaaaaaatagtagattcggtatattaaattgtatatggaccccataaatacaattaggtggacaccatagaaataaaaagaatggtggtgtagtggtaaatctcccTATTTTCCACCaaaaggtcatgggttcaatcttTGATAAgtccatttttcttatttttttttttaaaatctagttcaaacctcactaactgacccgaaaatggaccccattaaaataaaatcatgggtccgccactgatGACTGAAATGGTAAATGTACCTAAAATATTGAATTGAGTAAAAATAACCAATACTCTAGACTCGATTAAAACAAATAATCAAAACCCTCAATATAAAGTAATTGTTAAACGATTTTGTTGAAGTTACTAACtcatttcttcaatcttttttcACATTAACTCTCTTACTAGTCAAGCAACCATTGTTCATAATCACATGAAATTTGAAAAGAAATCGTCTTGCCATATGACTTTTAGCAGCAATTATATTTTGTTTGTatttagcagggtagggtttgtTATTTAAAAGGGGGTGACGGCACAACTTGTTActcgtctacctgccattagtctgTAACCGTCTCTGTTTTTATTATTCACTTGGAACATTAATATTAaagtgttttttatttttattaaaaaaatgtaaaaacatgTTATAAATAATAATCTGTTAATTTATATATAAATTAATCCTTTCTTTCAACTGTCACATTTTCATCCATTATAATAATGTTACTTACTATATTATTTAATCTCAAAATTAATACCCCCACCCACTATGGAAACCAAGAACTTCATGCCATGGGTCTCTTCATAATTTGTTAATTACTTCATGAATTGGCTGGGTTCCTTGATTTTTTACATCATCATTTCAATTTCATCGATTCCAACCTTGAAGATATCATAAAATCGTTCATACTCCTGAGAATTCAATATAAATGCCTTCCTTGACATTTTTTTTATAAGCTAGCTAGGACTTTCTCACATAGCGGGGATATGATGTTACCCATTTATAGTATTaatgttgttcaaaaaaaaatattaatgttacaatggtaattcttttttcttttctCAGTAATATGATTCTGCCCACTTAACATTGTTACGAtggtattctttttttttttccgtTATTTAACTACTTTTTATATTGAGACACATTTAAGCCGTCTGAGTAAGGATATGAACACAACACAATCAATGTCATGGATAAACAACAAGTAATTAATACATAAACGAAACAAACAGATATAAAATGTGCAAGATTTCACAAGTATATAATAAGCATGTATGTATCCTATAATCTTTTAGTATAAAAGTTTGTATATGTACATAACACAATATTTCTCATAATCCAAAGATATTAATATGAGTCATTCATATGGAAGCAGGAGCTTCTGGACCATATGCCGTAGCAGAAACGGGACCTGAGGCTGAGGCTGCTCCAGAACTTAAAAATTGAGTCATCACACGACGTGGCATCTTGCTACTCACTTCACACAAGTTTGCAAGAAATACACCTACAAATATTGATTTACAGAAGATCATTAATAATTTTGCTAAAATATATAGGTTGTGTAAAAAAGATAGCAAATTTTATCCATATTTGTTTTCACCAATATTTTGGAAGTTAGCGTTACATCAGTATCTTGATTTGTATGACAATTTCTtagagtagtttttttttttttttttttaagagtTCATGCAAAGTTGGTGTAACATGAATATATATGCGACCATATATAAGTTATATCATATTACCTTCTCCTATAGCTAGGTTGTGATAGAGATCCACAATGTTGGGACAGTTCTTGTAGCACGAATCGGAGCAAAGTCTGGCAAGGAAATGTGGCTCAAGAAGGGAATCAGAAGAGATTCCGACCGTCTTCCTGTGAAGCCCACACGCGTTCAAGCACTCATCACTCTCTATCCATTCATTCATATCTTTAACAATAATCTCTGAGGTATCGCACTGATAATCCATGTTTCCGTTGTCTCTTACATTCTTCTCTAGTACACATCGTTTTCCTGAAGACGCAATTGAGAAAGTGCACAAGCCAATCGGCAAATCCTCGCAAATGATCTCAGCTTGAGTTCCATGGAGAAGGAATGACaataaaagcaagagaatgaaagccatttgttttcttgtttttcccTTCTAAGAAAATAGTAGCTAGGTATGTTTGAAGGAGTTGATGTGTGGATGGATGGCTATATATACATGTGCATCACTCACATTCACCAGCAAATGGACAATTTAGCCTTCTTGACCTAATTTTGTGGTCAAAGAAACCAATGTGCTTTGATTTGTATCCCATGTTTGTTTTGTTAtatgtaaatgtaaatgtaaatgcatgattttttattttttttcttacaATGATAAAGTATTCAATAATGTGTACATTGATTAGTAGTATCCCATGTTTGATTTGTTACATGTAAATGAAGTATTTTTGTTATCTCTTACAAATAATAAAGTATTTGATAGTGTGTGAATTGTTAGGtttgactcgtttgacttttagATTTCCATAATCAATTACGATTGGAtctgtaattttatatattacaaAAATGATTTGATAACATAACTATAAAAACTAAATTTCCGTAACATATATAATAATTTATCAAGTGTAGTATTTTTTATCgttatagggtgtggtcatgactctCATGACAATTATGATCCTCTACGTCAGTGCCATATAACTCACCTCTAATCtatcatccaaaaccactaccctaagggtgtggtcatgacctaaaccactagccccttattggttttaatttatcttttttaaagaaaaagaaaatgatttcttgaaaaatgaaaatgaggaccatggttgtcatggtttaatccatgcaaaccatggtggatcaaacAAGATGGTGGtctagccttccattcatgttttTAGTTGGCGAATTCAAACAACCGGATATTTCTACCTTATTTTATTGAATGGATGTTTTTGTTCCCCTATATACTacttatataataaaagaaatcaatgtATAACACGTGTCATCGCACCTACTTTTCTTTCTTACTTCACTAACCTACTTATTTATGTTAATTAAATAAATAGTTAATTAATATTAATCTTATTCTACTTTGAATTTCAAATAAAATCCTTATTTTTTACTGATAAATTATTATCCTCAaattaaattgttaatttaagatattttaataaaagaaattatttatcaacaataaccaaactttgtattaatatattatttaatttatttctttagtatttataataatataactttttttttattttttggtttataaaattagatttattcaacccgtgtaataacatggttttttaaagatataacttttttatttactatacaaagttacatttattcaatccgtgtaatacacatggttttaaagatatatttttttttattttttaccatACAAAGTTATGTTTATTCAACccgtgaaaaatatatatatttttattatttgatatataaaaataaatttatttaaCCTGTACAATCCACgaagtttttttaaagatatattttattattatttagtatacaaaattatatttattcaacccgtataatatacagggtttttaaaaatataacttttttattacttggtttataaattatatttatttaacccgtacaatacgaggggttcttaaagatatatatattttattatttaatatataaaattacatttaatcagaacatgtaatacacggggttctagcCTAGTATATGATATACAATTACATTTAATCtatgatttaatatataaaattacaatatccaaaccctaataATCCATAGAAACTTCAAACACACTATCAtaaaactatgaatataaaacacaacatgataatcaacataaaacacactaatgttagtaattaaaaaatcaaatccttatcatccaaaacacaacacaaaacccacaaatatgacgTTTTTGTAATCTTCACtttattatttgtgggttttgagtgtgttttatgggtgaaattgtggtgttttatgactttgtacactttgtaggaaaaatggactttgtagccaactcccaccctgaAATAATAACTGTAAGAATCTTTCTacactaataaacaaaaatcatttttggacacgtgtcattctctaATAATTTCTCactcttattttcttatttatctcttttattaaataataataataataataataataataataataataataataataatattaatattaaacatcaagataactaaatctatttatatcttttgttttcataatctgaaagaaagtgatttcttttttaactctaaagtttccaTCTTtagcaatttaagtctaaagtttcaatctttgggaTTTTAACCCCATtgattaatttcattttcacttctaattcaaaagttttcatcttttgcaatttaactcctttaaatttttttactttcaacccaaagtttttcatctttcgtAATTTAATCTAaacacttttttactttcaactttagtctcttatatacttttcatctttcataagttctccgtttaacgtgtcgttctatatttccgagttaacacgccgcaacgtgcgtgtgaggttcaacgtttttcatctattttttttcctgtttgacatattcgtcgcaacgcgtctatttttcccgtttgataggtctgtcgcaacgtgcgagttagaggtcgacttagttatttttttctcggttttacacataggctcgtggtcatgtgagaaacatttgcctttcatctaacatgatatgTAACTAATGAAtctccgccgcattgcggcgaGTGATAATTCTAGTTATAAAATTAAACAATGTTCTTGTTATACGTGTGTCAACAAGTAGATTGCACACATATCACTCGATGAAAATTTATTTGGCCGGCATCGTCCCTATGTgcatgtttggcttagcttattttCAACTTATTGAAAAGGACTTTAAAAAGTCAGGATTTCCTGACTTTTGGAAATTTCAAAGGACTTTTACCTTTTAAAAGGCCTTCAAAAGGAAAGCCAAACACTTTGAAAAGTCCTTTTTCCTTTGAAAAGTCCTTTTTCCTTTCAAAAGTCctttttttctcaaaaaaaaaaaggaaCCCCAAACATGCCCTATATACCATAATTTGTCTGTTTGAACTTAAAAAGGTAAACTACATAAAAGTTATACGACTATTCAAGACAAGTGTTTTTGCTTGGTATCTTTTttggtaaacaaaacaaacaaaaactaaaaaaaatgttTACAAACAACAATgttccaaggtaattgtttattctTGCCAATGATCCGACCAATTGGTTTGAAGGAGGTGGGAAGGTTTACCCACTTATGTGAGGTTCCTACCCGTGAGGTCTTAGGATCGAATCTTGCGGAGGACGAACTGTGCCACCGGTTCAAATTGGCTATAACATGCCAACCGCAGGATTCCAACTCGTGACCTGAGTGATCAAAGGCCATAGACATAACCAGGTGAtctagccgttcaaaaaaaattgtttattCTTAACAAACATTTTCTATATTTCCATTTTAATTTTGTATCATAGTTATCCAACATAAATATTTTCTatctagagtaaattacaaaagtcgtcctttatgtttgtattggaTTGCAAAGTATGCCCTTTACGTTTAAAATTGACGGAAATCGTACTTAATGTTCGTAAAATCTTACATCTCACGTCCTTTAGctctaacctagttaattttAAACGTTAAGTTAGGTCACATGGGGCAGGTTAGTCATTTCATATgtttcaataaatatatatattataagtaTAATCACCCTTCTTTTTCTCTGCCTCATATCCACAGCAAGCCACCACGACCACCAACCTCCTGTATCAATTTCTCCTCACAAACATCTAATTCTAATTCACTTTTGACTCCAATCATAtatagggcatgtttggctaagctttttgaaccAACTTATTGAATTCTATTAGTCCTTTTTACAAAAGTACTTATTTTCTTTACCTTATCATCACTTTCTTGAATTCTATTATAACATTCATCAATTCCATCACCTAAATCACTATTATTGAATTCCATGAGTTTTTGTAGTTTGTAGTCCTCTGAACTGCTCTGAactgggttttttttttcaattccaTCAATGGAAACGCTTTCTACGCTACTCAATTCTGCTCTTCCTTTCTTCCTCAGAACTAGCCTTTGAGATCTAAACCAGGGGTAGCGATGGAGGTTTTTAAAGAACCCAAGTAGTGACGACATTATTTTCGCGCTAGGGTTCCGTCGCACAAGTCGCTGCGACGGTTCGTGATGTCACCAAATTAGCGATGTTAATACATTGTGTCGAATAGTTGTTAGGTGAATACAGTATAATCAATCAGGTATGGAAGAATATACTTTATAAATTAAAGTGAATAAACTATTAATATAATGCAGTTGCAGGAAGATTCGAGAGAAATCGACATGAAAAATCCGCATGAATCGATTATATACTTACCGAATCAGTAGAAGGAAGCTTCAAGCGTGTGTGAATGTTAGAGAGTTGATACCTAATTCAACATTTGACTGATCTTCATGTTTACAAAGAGTTTTGAGGTCATTAATGGCGGAAAATATGAGGTAATACCTGAGCCAACGACGGCAGTAAAGGGGCTAGGTTCCAATCTGTTTCCAATTCGTCGGCCGACCACCACCTGTAACGCTCCGCTTTTTCCtaactttccttaattagaaaacgtgtcttgtatttctatttttggaagcttattccttttgtatttcgtatttcgtttcaaaccattgtaaatccgagacttagATCGCAATGAAATTCTAtttttatacatgcttatacgtgtTGCAATACTCGGGTTATACGTTATCAATCTCGAATGCATACGCGCAACCGATACTCGACATACCGGTACTCATAACTTATACATGCTTGTCAACTATTAAAAACgtggttaataataataataattataatataatagtaATATGTTAAATATCAACGTTGATATTATGTTCAAATTTGCATATTGCTTTGctcaaaaaaattatatatatataatttttattggTTGTTTTCAATGATCAAAGCACCTACACACTTTTATTTAATAGTTAGTGGTATGTGAAATGTATACAAAATCTAAatttatatgtaaaaaaaaacaaataaataaatgaagTGGCTGTCAACAGCCTAACTTACGACCACCACCTGTAGGTGGTATTTGttcttttgtttgttttagtTACAACTTATCAACATTGATTTAAATAAATAGTTAGGTGAATTAATCAACATCacttaaataaatatattatgcAAACTAAAAAGAAAGATTGTGGCTGATTAACAGCCATGTTCGGCCAGCACAACTATAgagattatttatttagtttttattaGTTTAACCCCCAACAACTCTATTAATTGCCAACCAActttaaccctaatccttccctataaataccactctaATCCTAGCCACTTTtccacttttgcaacactctaATCTCTCCCAAATCACCCAAAAACGCAGCTGAATTCTGAAGTTCGAGCAGATTGTTCAagcttcacgaaaatgagcataactcattCATTTCTTGTCCGATttagtccattctttttcctatgtgcttggattgaccttggcttcgattccatgggtttttcacagtaaataagtccctggaactccggcaaaaagggtCCAAAGTTCACTGTTTTCATTTTTCTTTACTAATCCTTGTTCAAACttgagtttaactcactcaaacccacgtccttatgcttataatcacttctatggttagttaagcttaaaaacggggctgagacatacaaaatcagaggttaatccTCATATACTTTcggttttgtttagggtttttaacccacaagtgatgttcaatcTTCAAGCTTCATGAAGGTGTGATTATGGaccaacttgggttgtccaacacagaatccccacattacttgatgatttctcttagtatagttgtttcttattcttgtattgatattagttcatgaccctccgtgtatgtttttacatcaagtgtagtggtgaaccataaggggtacctaaatggaagcttgttcttcctacctcctacatgaattctatgacacaataaaggtacctaaatgaagatttatcttctacctcatgctttactaatggactaaataatacatataatacttatacatatatatactattcgaacccttgatggtggacttgtgttcattcgtcaagataTTATTAGAATAACATTatctaagacataagacttgttaagattctaatgagtatattactcataaaaacattaacccttgaggtttcatagtgtcacggcccccgacccggtttgacccgtttcaggagccgtgggacagaaatcctgcggttctttatttattgtgagtttagcagcggaaattttatttacaggatcggctaagttaaattttttcccgattattttatttcacaattcgggataaagccccgataatttacaataactagattttattgataaaacatatttctttattttatattgagccactatcttaagcttgaaatgcttcccctgcatttttcctgaattacagcagatcacctgaaacatgtttgaaaaagattttgtcagcggggaaatactgagtgaattattctagttgctgaaaatgacacatttgttataattcacagtggtaagatcttttacaatgtttctgatatcaaccaactacccacagtactttaccactcgacccattggcccacatgtccaatggtgtctgtgattatggtcatatcacccaatggttgccccaatggtgacgattatcaagtaatgtgcacaataccccacataccggctgtaacttggtgattacataaacttaatcactgtaagttataattctgaaaataatttggagtattgtaaaacagttaacaactcacaaactgtgagaaaagagtttataaaagaagaataactcacattgcagatttagtactgacagaatatgattttagccctgttaacctaatttcaacaataatgcacacaaaacagggttagtgatcaatacagcagttacgataactcacgagatcaaattctcacaataaatgacaaagtgcaatacttcaactcatttatcgaattaacgacaaacgacaaagtataatacttcaactcatttatcgaatttaacgacaaacgacaaagtataatacttcaactcatttatcgaattaacgtcaaacgacaaagtataatacttcaactcatttatcgaattatcgacaaacgacaaagtataacccaatgtgggcggcacttagacattctttggatatattgatcccggaaaatgaatcgtaatagcgatcgagtaattaccctgttccgcggcagcacctcgtgaacagtgtgtgtttaatttgtaATAAATCGGCCTAATAACGACGTACACAGAGAGTTTGGTCGACGTTTTATTATCATCAGTCgactgccaaggtcggctatttatagcccaaAATTCGACTcgcatacggaccgtatgcctggacccttgcggtccgtaagggagccggttggcttacggtccgtaaggactttcctttacggtccgtaaagggtgcgtTTTAGCTTGTAGACTAGCCTTCTCAGTGGTATAGGTCTGCTGAATCA
This genomic stretch from Helianthus annuus cultivar XRQ/B chromosome 8, HanXRQr2.0-SUNRISE, whole genome shotgun sequence harbors:
- the LOC110870681 gene encoding uncharacterized protein LOC110870681 → MAFILLLLLSFLLHGTQAEIICEDLPIGLCTFSIASSGKRCVLEKNVRDNGNMDYQCDTSEIIVKDMNEWIESDECLNACGLHRKTVGISSDSLLEPHFLARLCSDSCYKNCPNIVDLYHNLAIGEGVFLANLCEVSSKMPRRVMTQFLSSGAASASGPVSATAYGPEAPASI